A segment of the Bradyrhizobium sp. CCBAU 53340 genome:
CATCAACCTTCCGCTCTATGCGTTTGTCGCGCCGCGCCGCAAAATTGTGACTGACGATCGTGGCGAGGCGGTCAAGGCAGCGCGGCCGCCTGCGATTCCAAGAAGCACTTTCGGTCTCGTCGCCTGCGTGATCACGATGAACGCCTTCGTGAACTTCGGCATCAGCGCGATCCTGATCGAGCTGTTGCGTGCGGAGGGGCTTGCGCCCGCGCAGGCGCTTGCGTTCGGCTCGATGCTGGGCGTGATCCAGGTCAGCGCCCGCGGCCTCGACTTCCTCGGCGGCGGCCGGTGGGACGGCATCACCACCGGGCTCGTCGCAGGCACGGCATTGCCGGTCGCCATGCTGCTGCTGATGATGAGCGAGGGCGCAACCTGGGCGGTCGCGACCTTCATCCTGCTCTATGGCGCGGGCAGCGGTGCGATGGCGGTGGCGCGAGCGACCATCCCGCTCGTGTTCTACGACCAGGCCGAATTCGCCAGGGCGATGTCGATGATCGCATTGCCGCTCAATCTGGCCTCCGCGATCTCGCCACCGTTGCTCGCAGGCCTGCTCACCGAATTCGGCAGCCGCGGCGCGCTTGGGCTCACCTTGGCCTTTTCCTCCGCAACGGTGCTGATCCTGGTCCTGCTCGGCCGGCGTCGTCCGCGAGTGGCCGCGGTCGGGGCGGCCTGAGGCGTTATTCGCAGCACGGAATTCGTCGCTTCGGACTGCGCCTGTCGCCGGCACAGGGGATGGCCGTATGCCGCCAGTGCAGTGCTCGGGGCATCAAAATGGTGTATCCGCAGGGAGCGTAGCCACGGCTTCTCGCCGCCGCGCCAAGATCCAGTTCCCCGGAGGAAATCGACATGTCGGCCCTGCCGCTCTCAGGCATCAAGATCCTTGACCTCACGCGTGTGCTCGCCGGGCCCTTGTCGGCCCAGATGCTGGGCGATCTCGGCGCCGAGGTGATCAAGATCGAGCGGCCGGGCACCGGCGACGACGCGCGCGCCTTCGGCCCGCCTTATCTGACCGATCCAGAGGGCAAGGCGAACAACAACAATTCGTTCTATCTCTGCGCCAACCGCAACAAGAAGTCGGTCACCGTCAACATCGCCAAGCCCGAGGGTCAGGCGATCATCCGGGAGCTTGCCAAGGACGTCGACGTCTTCATGGAAAACTACAAGGTCGGCGATCTCAAGCGCTACGGCCTCGACTACGAGACCATCAAGGCGATCAACCCTCGCATCATCTATTGCTCGGTGACCGGCTTCGGTCAGACCGGTCCCTATGCGCCGCGCGCCGGCTATGACGCCATCCTCCAGGCGATGGGCGGCCTGATGAGCGTCACCGGCCATATCGATGGCGAGCCCGGCGAGGGCCCGATGAAGGTCGGCCCGTCGATCGTCGACTACATGACCGGCATGAATACCTCGATCGGGCTGCTCTCGGCGCTGTACCATCGCGACGTCAATGGCGGGCAGGGACAGCATATCGACGTTTGCCTGTTCGACACCGTCATTGCGTCGCTCTCGCATTGGCTCCAGATCTATCTCGTCAACGGCAAGGTGCCGCCGCGCCGGGGCACCTGGGGCAATGGCGGCATGCCGGCCGGCGTATTCCGCTGCACCGACGGGGAGCTGATGGTTGTGGTCGGCAATGACGGCCAGTTCCGGAAGACCTGCGCCGTGCTCGGCGAGCCCGAGCTCGCGAGCGATCCGCGCTTCGTCAAGAACAACGACCGCGTCGTGCACGGCAAGGAGATCATGGCGATCTTCGCCGGCCTGTTCCTGAAGAAGCCGGTGGCCTATTGGCTGGAGAAGCTGGAGGAGGCCGGCGTGCCGTCGGGCCCGATCAACGATTTCGAGCAGGTGTTCTCCGATCCGCACGTGCAGTCGCGCGGCATGCGGGTGAAGGTTAACCATCCGTTTCAACCGGATCTGTCGCTGATCCGCAATGCGCTGACCTTCTCAGGGACCCCGATCACCGATTACCGCGCCCCGCCGCTGCTTGGCGAGCACACCCAGGAAGTGCTCGGCGGCAAGCTCGGCTATGATGCCGGCAAGATCGAGGAGCTGAAGAAGCAGGGGATTATCTAGCCAGGTCTTCGCATCTCCTCGCAAGCGCGGCGACCCAGCACAGCCGGAACAGAGCCGTATCGCTGCGCATCAACTGGTGACGGAAGCATGGCGATGGCGCGGCCTTGTGCGGGGCTTGCGCGCAATCCCCAGATAATCCCGGTCCGTAGTCGCACAGGCTTCCACTTTCCTTGAGACTCTGATTCGATCCCTCCACTGACTTCGGGAGGGAAATGGATGTCCTACACGATCGGGTTCCAGGCGAAGGACCAGAAGGCAATTCTGGCGACAGAGGCGGCAACCGCTAACCAGGCTGTTGCCATCATTGCCGCACTGCGGCAAAGCGCCGAAGAGATCAAGTTCATCCGCTCGCCGCAGGAAGGCGATATGGGCATCGAGATGCTGCTGCTGCTCGCCAAGGAAGAGGCCGAGGAGATGCCGCAGCGGGGCTAGAGCATGATCCGGAAAAGTGCGCAGCGGTTTTCCGACAAGATCATGCTCAGACGATAAGTCTCCGCAAATTACACTTCGAGCTCCAGCGAAGCATGCCGGCGGCAGGATGACGTAGCCTGGCACCGGTCTCGCTTGAACCGAAGGTGGCCCATGAAACGCGAAGCGCTCCGCGTCGAACCGATTTCGACCTATCTCGACCGCTGGAAGGCGCCGGCTTCGCCCGTGACGCGCGCCGGCAACATGATCTTCGTATCCGGCCTGCCTCCGTTTGATCCTGAAACGGGCGAGATCGCGGCCGTGCCGATCGAGCGTCAGAGCGAATTGGTCATGGAGCAGTTGAAGCTGTGCCTTCACACGGCCGGCGCCTCGCTCGACAACGTGATGAAGTGCAACATTTACTGCACCTCGGCCAAGCACTTCCCCATCTTCAACGCGATCTATGCGAGCTACTTCCCGGAGCAGCCGCCCGCGCGGATCTTCGTCTGCATTCCCGAATGGACCGGGTCTTTCGACATCGAGATCGACTGCATCGCGATGATGTGAGCGATTACCGTGCAGCGACCCGCGAGGGCGCCTTGGTCGCGGCCTTGCCCGCCGTCAGCGCCATGGTCGCGACGCTGACGACGCGCGCGACCACATCCTCGACGTCGTCGAGATCGCATTGGCCTTCTGACAGCTTTGTCAGGCGCTCGCTTTCGCGGATGGTGTGGTGCGCCATCGCGAGTGCGAAGTTGAGCCCCCAATAGATATCGACGTCGCTGCGGTCGGGCAGGGAGCGGAGCATGGCGCCGGCGAATTTCCGCAAATGGTCGATCTCGCGGTTCTTGATGCGGCGGATCGGCGGTACGGATTCGATCGAGGCGCGGATCATGAAGCGCGCCGCGGTGGAACGCTGGTTCTCCGGCCCGAGGCATCCGCGCAGCGTCGGTCCCACCAGGGCGCGCAGGATCACCTCGATCGGCGCGCGGCCGCCGCCGTCTTCCTCGGCGGCCTTCAACTCGCGCAGGCGCTCGCGGTTGGTCGCGATCGAACGGGTGACAAATAATTCCGCGATCAGCTCGTCCTTCGAGCCGAAATGGTAGTTCACCGCGGCCAAATTGACGTTGGCCTCCGCGACGATGTCGCGCAGCGTGACGTCGCCGAAGCCGCGATCGGCATAGAGCCGTTCGGCGGCGGCGAGAATGGCAGACCTCGTATGATCGCTGGCCATGGATTGCCCTCAGGGAGGGGAGTTGCAATTCAAACACTTGTATGAAACTATCGTTTGAAGGCCGGAGAAAGTCAATCCGCAATCGCAACTCGTTCGCAACGCGCGAACCGGTTCCGAAGACCCGTCAGGCGCATTCGCGGCTTGCGGGCCGCACGAGGCGGGAGGACAGTCCGGCGCAAAACGAGATCGCAAAGAGAGAGACGAGGAGCGTCCCATGGACTTCGATATGTCGCCCAAGCAGAAGGAATGGCTCGACCGCGTGCAGTCCTTCATGGCCAAGCATGTGCGTCCGGCGGTGCCTGTTTATAACGAGCAGGATCAAAGCGGCGAGCGCTGGAAGGTGATCCCGGTCCTGGAAGACCTCAAGAAGAAAGCGAAGGCCGAAGGTCTCTGGAACATGTTCATGCCGCCGAGCGAGCATGAGGACGACGAATTCCGCGGCGCGGGATTGACCAATCTCGAATACGCCCTGCTGTCGGAGGAGATGGGCCGCATCACCTGGGCTTCGGAGGTGTTCAACTGCTCCGCGCCCGATACCGGCAACATGGAAGTCTTCATCCGCTACGGCACCAAGGAGCAGAAGCGGAAATGGCTGCGTCCGCTGATGGACGGCGAGATCCGCTCCGCCTTCCTGATGACCGAGCCGGCAGTGGCCTCGTCCGATGCGACCAATATCGAGACCCGGATCGAGAAGGATGGCGATCACTACGTCATCAACGGTCGTAAATGGTGGTCGTCGGGCGTCGGCGATCCCCGCTGCAAGATCGCGATCCTGATGGGCAAGACCGATTTCAACGCGGCCAAGCATCAGCAGCAGTCGCAGATCCTGGTTCCGCTCGACACGCCCGGCATCAAGGTCGAGAAGATGCTGCCCGTGTTCGGCTTCGATGACGCGCCGCACGGCCATGCCCAGGTGCTGCTCGAGAACGTGCGCGTGCCGAAGGAGAACATCCTGCTCGGCGAGGGCCGCGGCTTCGAGATCGCGCAGGGCCGCCTCGGACCGGGCCGTATTCACCACTGCATGCGCACCATCGGCAAGGCCGAGGAGGCGCTGGAGAAGATGGTGAAGCGGCTCACCTCGCGCACCGCCTTCGGCAAGCGGATCGTCGAACATTCGGTGTGGGAGCAGCGTATTGGCGAAGCCCGCACCAACATCGAGATGACGCGTCTGCTCTGCCTCAAGGCCGCCGACATGATGGACAAGGTCGGCAACAAGACCGCGCAGGCCGAGATCGCCATGATCAAGGTCGCGGCCCCCACCATGGCGCTGAAGATCATCGACGAGGCGATCCAGGCGTTTGGCGGCGCGGGCGTCTCCGACGACGCCGGCCTTGCCAAGGACTACGCCCACATCCGCACGCTGCGTCTCGCCGACGGTCCGGATGAGGTGCACAATCGCGCCATTGCAAGGCTCGAAGTTCGGAAGTATGCCAATTCTCCCAAGCATTAAGCGATGGAGCGGGATGAAGCGCCCGCTCTAAAGAAGCGACAAGAGCATGATCCGCATTCGGTGGCCGCTTGACGCAAGTGCGCCAGCGGTTACCGAATAGGATCCCGTTCGGACTGAAGAGGGAGCGTCACCGTGGCTAACGGCGTCAGGAAAGACGAAGAGTTCTCGGGCACCAAGCCGGTCGAGGAGCGTCATCGCTTCGACGAGTTGCGGCTCGAGGCTTGGATGCACGAGCACGTCGAAGGCTTTGAAGGCCCGCTGGTCGTCCTGCAGTTCAAGGGCGGCCAGTCCAATCCGACCTACCGGCTCAACACGCCGAAGCGCTCCTATGTGATGCGCAGAAAGCCGTTCGGCAAGCTGCTGCCTTCGGCGCATGCGGTCGATCGCGAGTACCGCGTCATCGCAGCCCTTGGAAAGCAGGGTTTTCCGGTCGCGCGCGCCTATGCGCTGTGCCAGGACGACAGCGTCATCGGCGCTGCCTTCTACATCATGTCGATGGAAGAGGGCCGCGTGTTCTGGGATCCGACGCTGCCGAGCCAGGATAACGATGCGCGCCGCAAGATCTTCACCAGCAAGATCGAGACGCTGGCCGAGCTCCATATGTTCGACCCCGTCGCAATCGGCCTCGGTGATTTCGGTAAGCCGGGCAATTATTTCGCGCGGCAGATCGATCGCTGGACCAAGCAGTATCGGGCGTCCGAGACCCAGCACATTCCGGAGTTCGAGAAGGTCGCCGAATGGCTGCCCAGGACCGTGCCCGAGCAGGCGCGCGTCTCGATCGTCCATGGCGATTATCGCCTCGACAACATGATTTTCCATGCGACGGAACCACGCGTGCAGGCCGTGCTGGACTGGGAACTGTCGACGCTCGGCGATCCCATGGCCGATTTCACCTATCTGTTGATGCAGTGGATCATGCCGGGCCTGCAGGGCGCCGATCTCAAGGCGCTTAACATCCCGAGCGTCGAGGAGGCCGCGCAGATCTATTGCAACGTCACCAGGATGACGGTGCCCGATCTGAACTGGTATTTTGCCTACAACCTGTTCCGCCTCGCCGGCATCACGCAAGGCATCGCCGGCCGCGTCCGCGACGGCACCGCCGCCAATGCCAAGGCGCTGGAGTCCGCCAAGCGCACCGTGCCGCTGTCAAAGGCCTCGTGGGAATACGCGCAGAAGGCGGGCGCGGTGTAACGAGATAGAGGCGCGGTCGATGACCGCGCCTCTTTTGATTTGACGCGCGGCTGTTCCCACACACTCCGTCATTGCGAGCACAGCGAAGCAATCCAGAATGTTTCCGCAGAGGCAGTCTGGATTGCTTCGTCGCATCAGCGCAAAATTGCTTGGCAATTCTGTCGCGGGCTTCTCGCAATGACGGGGAGGCGCGCGTGTCCCTTGTACGGCTAACAAACTTGACCACATCTCTTCCCGCAAGGAGGCGGTCATGATCCAGCAACTGCGCATCTACGAAATCTTCGACAAGAACAAGGCTGCCTTCCACGCTCGGTTCCGCGACCATGCGGCGCGCATCATGCGCACCCGCTATGGCTTTCAGATCGTGGCGATGTGGGAGACAAAGTCAGGCGAACGGACCGAGTTCGCCTATCTCCTGGAGTGGCCGGACGAGGTCGCCAGGATTTCGGCATGGGCGGGCTTCATGGCGGATGCCGAGTGGAGCGAGATCAAGCGAGTCACACATGCGGAGCATGGGCTGATGGTCGGGCAGATCGAGGACCGCCTGCTCGTGCCGGTGGACTATTCGCCGTCGTTCAGCCTCCTGCACTGATCCGCCTTCGGAGCCGCGTACATGATCGACCACGCCACCCTCGTCACCTACATCCTGATCGTTCTCGGCTTCGTCTTCATTCCGGGCCCGGCGACCCTGCTCACCATCGCTCGGGCGGCAAGCTCCGGCACAAAGGTCGGCATCGCGACGGGCGCAGGCATTGCCGCAGGTGACCTCATCCACACCAGCATGGCGATCGCCGGCCTCTCGGCGATCATCGCGACCTCAGCGCTGCTCTTCAGCATCGTCAAATATGCCGGCGCGGCATTCCTGATCTATCTCGGTATTCGCGCGATGCTCGACAAGGCGCCGATCGAGCTGAACAGCGCCGCGCCCGCGATCGGCGCGGGCCGCGCCTTTCGGCAGGCTGTGCTGACCGAAGTGCTCAATCCAAAGACCGCGCTGTTCTTCCTCGCCTTCCTGCCGCAATTCGTGCGGCCGGAGCATGGTTCGATCGGACTTCAGCTTGCGATCCTCGGCATTGTCTTCGTGCTGCTCGGCCTCGTCAGCACCGTTGTATTCGCTGTCGGCGCCGGCCGCCTCGGCAATCTCCTGCGGCGCCATCCGAGCGTGGTGAAGTGGCAAGGCAAGGTGGTTGGGACCATCTACTGTGCCGTCGGCATGCGGCTGGCGTTGCAGGAGCGGTGAGGCACGGCGCTCGCTCCTGCGGCACTTGCGACTACCCCTTCGCGCAATGCGCGATCAGCCTCTCCACAAACCCCGCGCATTTCTCCAGCTCGGCCATCGCGATGAACTCGTCCGGCGTATGCGCCTGCGCGATCGAGCCGGGGCCGATCACCACCGAAGGGATATCGGCCATGCTGGTGAACAGGCTGGCCTCGGTGCCGAAGGCGACCTTGGCGTGGTCGTTGCGCCCCGCAAGGCTCTTGGCCAGCGTGACGATGGCGGCGTCGGCCTTGGTGTCGAGCGCGGGATAATCGAGGATCTCCTCGAAATCGATGCCGCATTCGGGGTGTCTCGCCTTCATCGCCGGCTCGAGCTCGGCCTTGGCCCAGGCGACGATCGCATCCGTCACCTCCTTGGATTCGGTGATGCCGATGCCGCGGCATTCGAAGTCCACCGTGCAGGTGTCGGGCACGATGTTCAGCGCCGCGCCGCCATGCACGATGCTGGTCAGCAGCGTCGAGTGCGGGACGTCATAGAGGCTGTTGCGCTCGGCCTCGCCCGCAAGCTTCACCGCGCGGCGGCGGATCTCGGTGATCAGCTCGGCGGCATATTCGATCGCGTTGACGCCATCGGGCGCGATCGAGGAATGGCGGGCAAGGCCCCGGAACGTGGCGCGCACGCCGTGCTTGCCCTTGTGGCCGATGATGACCTTCATCTCGGTCGGCTCGCCGATGAAGGCGCCGAGCGGCCGCAGCTTCTTCTTCGCGACTTCGGCAAGCATCGGCCGCACGCCGACGCAGCCGATCTCCTCGTCATAGGAGATCGCAAGGTGGATCGGCGTATTCAGCTTGGCTTCGAGCATCTCCGGCACCATCGCAAGGCACACTGCGACAAAGCCCTTCATGTCGGTGGTGCCGCGGCCATAGACCTTGCCGTCGCGCTCGACGAGCTTGAACGGATCGTGACTCCAGTCCTGGCCCATAACAGGCACGACATCGGTATGGCCCGACAGCACGTAGCCCGGCCGATCCTCCGGTCCGATCGTGACCCAGAGCGACGCCTTCTGCCCTGTTGCATCGGTGATGCGCTCGCCCTTGATGCCGAGGAAGGCGAGATAGCTCTCGATATGCGCGATCAAGGGCAGGTTGGTGCGATCGCTGATCGTGTCGAAGCCGACGAGGTCGGCCAGCATGTTGCGGATGCGATCGGGACGTGAACTCGGGAAGATCGGATTGGGCATTGTCTCGTTCATGTGATGGAGGACGGCCTCACCGCTTGCACGAAACATACCAATGGAGTGGCCATTCGGGCAAATCCGACCGCGAACCAGGCTTTCGCCGAATCTCAGGCAAGTGCAGAAAGATCTTTCGGCAGCATTCGCTTGAACAGGTCCAGCGCGCGGCGCGCCTCCAATGGTGGCAGCGCAATCGCGAACCGGACTGCGGCCCCGATCTCGATCATCGCCAGTTGCGAGAATGTCGTGAGAGCAGGGGCAGGCTGCTTCGGCGCGACACGATGCAGGGCGTCACGCAGCAGGCCGGCAAGGAAGGCAACGTCTTCCTGGTCGATCCTCTGAAGCGTCCGATCACTTTGGGTCGCCTGCCAGATGTGATGCATCACCGGGTGATCGCGGAACATCTGGTAGTAGCCGTCGGTGATGCGGCACAGCGCCGCGTGTAGGTCGGACAGCTTCTTCATCTCGGCGAGGTCGCGCGCAACGCATTCGTGGCCGGTGGCATTGCAGCGCTCGGCGAGCGTTCCGATCACTGCGCTCTTGTCCGGGAAATATTGATAGAGCGAACCGAAGGCGATGCCGGTGCGCTCGACGATGTCGCTCATCCGGATGGCGTCGCTGCCTTTCTCGGCAAGGATCTCCGTTGCCGCGGCCAGGATGCGATCGAATCGCTCCCGGCTGCGTTCCTGTGTCGGCACCAGCGGCGTGCGCCGTCCGGTCGCCTGCGTCGCTTTGACCGCCCTGATCTTCCGTTCCGGCATCGTGGTTCCCGCCATCTGCGCTTGACGCCAGAAATAAGAGAGTTTATCGCCTTTATCAAATACGAGAGTTTATCGTATTTAACGGAGGTGCGTCATGCGGCAGGTTTTCACGACCGGATTGCTGTGGTTTTCGGCGCTGGGCTGCGGTGTCATGGCGGGCGTCTATTTCGCCTTCTCGAACTTCATCATGACCGCGCTTGGCCGGCTCGATCAGGCTGCCGGTATCGCGGCGATGAACGCCATCAATGTCGACATCGTGC
Coding sequences within it:
- a CDS encoding MFS transporter, which codes for MRFLKSDSRLIGVLLVLAITQLIGWGTIGLPAVVGRDLGADLGMSLPAVFAGSSVLYVTMGLCAPWLAKAFARHGARKVMMVGTVVSAPGYVVLFFAREPLLYFVGWVILGMGGSATLSTGAYIMLNEVAGRGAKNAIGGLMLVTGLSSSIFWPTTSFLSDWLGWRGTCLVYAAMMLAINLPLYAFVAPRRKIVTDDRGEAVKAARPPAIPRSTFGLVACVITMNAFVNFGISAILIELLRAEGLAPAQALAFGSMLGVIQVSARGLDFLGGGRWDGITTGLVAGTALPVAMLLLMMSEGATWAVATFILLYGAGSGAMAVARATIPLVFYDQAEFARAMSMIALPLNLASAISPPLLAGLLTEFGSRGALGLTLAFSSATVLILVLLGRRRPRVAAVGAA
- a CDS encoding CaiB/BaiF CoA-transferase family protein → MSALPLSGIKILDLTRVLAGPLSAQMLGDLGAEVIKIERPGTGDDARAFGPPYLTDPEGKANNNNSFYLCANRNKKSVTVNIAKPEGQAIIRELAKDVDVFMENYKVGDLKRYGLDYETIKAINPRIIYCSVTGFGQTGPYAPRAGYDAILQAMGGLMSVTGHIDGEPGEGPMKVGPSIVDYMTGMNTSIGLLSALYHRDVNGGQGQHIDVCLFDTVIASLSHWLQIYLVNGKVPPRRGTWGNGGMPAGVFRCTDGELMVVVGNDGQFRKTCAVLGEPELASDPRFVKNNDRVVHGKEIMAIFAGLFLKKPVAYWLEKLEEAGVPSGPINDFEQVFSDPHVQSRGMRVKVNHPFQPDLSLIRNALTFSGTPITDYRAPPLLGEHTQEVLGGKLGYDAGKIEELKKQGII
- a CDS encoding RidA family protein; this translates as MKREALRVEPISTYLDRWKAPASPVTRAGNMIFVSGLPPFDPETGEIAAVPIERQSELVMEQLKLCLHTAGASLDNVMKCNIYCTSAKHFPIFNAIYASYFPEQPPARIFVCIPEWTGSFDIEIDCIAMM
- a CDS encoding TetR/AcrR family transcriptional regulator, whose product is MASDHTRSAILAAAERLYADRGFGDVTLRDIVAEANVNLAAVNYHFGSKDELIAELFVTRSIATNRERLRELKAAEEDGGGRAPIEVILRALVGPTLRGCLGPENQRSTAARFMIRASIESVPPIRRIKNREIDHLRKFAGAMLRSLPDRSDVDIYWGLNFALAMAHHTIRESERLTKLSEGQCDLDDVEDVVARVVSVATMALTAGKAATKAPSRVAAR
- a CDS encoding acyl-CoA dehydrogenase family protein; the protein is MDFDMSPKQKEWLDRVQSFMAKHVRPAVPVYNEQDQSGERWKVIPVLEDLKKKAKAEGLWNMFMPPSEHEDDEFRGAGLTNLEYALLSEEMGRITWASEVFNCSAPDTGNMEVFIRYGTKEQKRKWLRPLMDGEIRSAFLMTEPAVASSDATNIETRIEKDGDHYVINGRKWWSSGVGDPRCKIAILMGKTDFNAAKHQQQSQILVPLDTPGIKVEKMLPVFGFDDAPHGHAQVLLENVRVPKENILLGEGRGFEIAQGRLGPGRIHHCMRTIGKAEEALEKMVKRLTSRTAFGKRIVEHSVWEQRIGEARTNIEMTRLLCLKAADMMDKVGNKTAQAEIAMIKVAAPTMALKIIDEAIQAFGGAGVSDDAGLAKDYAHIRTLRLADGPDEVHNRAIARLEVRKYANSPKH
- a CDS encoding phosphotransferase family protein, whose protein sequence is MANGVRKDEEFSGTKPVEERHRFDELRLEAWMHEHVEGFEGPLVVLQFKGGQSNPTYRLNTPKRSYVMRRKPFGKLLPSAHAVDREYRVIAALGKQGFPVARAYALCQDDSVIGAAFYIMSMEEGRVFWDPTLPSQDNDARRKIFTSKIETLAELHMFDPVAIGLGDFGKPGNYFARQIDRWTKQYRASETQHIPEFEKVAEWLPRTVPEQARVSIVHGDYRLDNMIFHATEPRVQAVLDWELSTLGDPMADFTYLLMQWIMPGLQGADLKALNIPSVEEAAQIYCNVTRMTVPDLNWYFAYNLFRLAGITQGIAGRVRDGTAANAKALESAKRTVPLSKASWEYAQKAGAV
- a CDS encoding NIPSNAP family protein — protein: MIQQLRIYEIFDKNKAAFHARFRDHAARIMRTRYGFQIVAMWETKSGERTEFAYLLEWPDEVARISAWAGFMADAEWSEIKRVTHAEHGLMVGQIEDRLLVPVDYSPSFSLLH
- a CDS encoding LysE family translocator produces the protein MIDHATLVTYILIVLGFVFIPGPATLLTIARAASSGTKVGIATGAGIAAGDLIHTSMAIAGLSAIIATSALLFSIVKYAGAAFLIYLGIRAMLDKAPIELNSAAPAIGAGRAFRQAVLTEVLNPKTALFFLAFLPQFVRPEHGSIGLQLAILGIVFVLLGLVSTVVFAVGAGRLGNLLRRHPSVVKWQGKVVGTIYCAVGMRLALQER
- the argE gene encoding acetylornithine deacetylase, producing MPNPIFPSSRPDRIRNMLADLVGFDTISDRTNLPLIAHIESYLAFLGIKGERITDATGQKASLWVTIGPEDRPGYVLSGHTDVVPVMGQDWSHDPFKLVERDGKVYGRGTTDMKGFVAVCLAMVPEMLEAKLNTPIHLAISYDEEIGCVGVRPMLAEVAKKKLRPLGAFIGEPTEMKVIIGHKGKHGVRATFRGLARHSSIAPDGVNAIEYAAELITEIRRRAVKLAGEAERNSLYDVPHSTLLTSIVHGGAALNIVPDTCTVDFECRGIGITESKEVTDAIVAWAKAELEPAMKARHPECGIDFEEILDYPALDTKADAAIVTLAKSLAGRNDHAKVAFGTEASLFTSMADIPSVVIGPGSIAQAHTPDEFIAMAELEKCAGFVERLIAHCAKG
- a CDS encoding TetR/AcrR family transcriptional regulator is translated as MPERKIRAVKATQATGRRTPLVPTQERSRERFDRILAAATEILAEKGSDAIRMSDIVERTGIAFGSLYQYFPDKSAVIGTLAERCNATGHECVARDLAEMKKLSDLHAALCRITDGYYQMFRDHPVMHHIWQATQSDRTLQRIDQEDVAFLAGLLRDALHRVAPKQPAPALTTFSQLAMIEIGAAVRFAIALPPLEARRALDLFKRMLPKDLSALA